The segment TGCATGATGGCCACGCCGTCCGTGAAGTGTCCGCCGCCCAGCAGGTCGGTCGCTCCCGCGTTCTTCGCGGCGGTGAGCTGCGTCGACAGATCCGTCGCCGTGGACGGGTAGCTCTGGTTGTAGACCACGTTCAGGCCAAGACTCGCCGCGTAGGCGGCCGCCCCTTGCCCGCAGATGATGGAGAAGGCGTCGTTCGCGTACAGCAGGGCGATCTTGTCCGTCGGGTGGTTCGCCTTGAGGTAATCGAGAGCGCCCTTGAGGTACCCCGAGGCCGGGCTGAGGACCTCGACGACGTTCTTGTATCCGTGCTGGAAGATCGTGTCGGAAGCGCCGCCGTGGGACAGCATGACCGTGTTGTACGTGTCCGCGACGGGTGCGGCGGCCGCCGTGAGGCCGCTGCTGTACGGCGCCAGGAGGAACTGGTCGTGGTCCGTCGTGACGAACGACGTGTATGTGGTCGGGATGTTGGTGGATAGGCTCTGGTCGTCCACGTAATCGAGCGAGATTTGGTAGGACGTCCCGTTCACCGTGACGCCGCCGTGGGTGTTGATCCACTGAACGGCCGTCTTGATTCCGTTCAGGGAGTTAGTCCCTTCGATGTTGTACGTGCCCGTGAGGGAGATCGTGAAGCCAAGCTTGATCGTGTTCGCGGCGGGCGGCTGTCCCAGGTAGTAGATCGCCACCGCGGCAATTGCGACCAGGATCACGACGACCACGACGATGATCGCTATCAGCTTCCCCCGTCCACCCTTCGCCGCGCCGGCTGGCGCCGGCTGCGGCTCGACCGGTTGAGTCATGCTACCTTACCTCCGACAACCCGCGGGGCCAGCGTATCGGCGATGTCAGGTTCCCCAGGAGTAATCCCAGGGCCTTCACTGGTCGTCACTCGCCTCCCCTCGGTCCGACGGGGAAGGTAGCGCGGGTGGGCTTAAGCTACTTGCGGTTTGCTTCCGGCGGCGCGATTCGGACCGTCTCCGTCGAAAGTCTCAACCTGGGCCGGTCCTTCCCCGGTCCCGTGGACGCCCGTCGGCGCGACTACGTGTTCGTGGTCCTGGCGAGCGTGTTCTGGGGCACCGCATTCCCGGGGACCAAGCTCATCGCGGGCCCCGTGGACCCGCTCGTGATCACGGCGGCGCGGCTCGGAATCGGTGCCCTTCTCGGCCTCGCCGTCCTCGCAGGCATGCGGCGTCTCCGGTGGTCCTTTCTGCGGGAACCGTGGATCTGGGGGCTCGGGCTCGTGAACTCCCTCGCCTTCAACCTGCAGAACGTCGGGTTGGTGTACACCACCGTGTCGAAGACCGCGCTCCTCGTGAACGTGAACATCGTGTTCATTGCAATCCTCATGGTCTTCGTGTACAAGGAGAAAACCACCCTGGCCCGGGCCACCGGGATCGGCTTGGGTCTCCTCGGCGTCGTCGTCCTCGCCACGAAGCTGAACGCCGACACCCTGGGCGGCGGCGACTTCCTCGGCGATGTCCTCGTGTTCATGGCGGGAGTCATGTGGGCCTTCTACGTGATCGGCCTGAAGGGGATGGTCGACCGTGGTGGGGATTATCTCGCCCTCGTGACCATGGTCATTGCGACGACCGCCCTGTGGTCCCTCCTGCCGCTCCCGTTCGTTCGCGGCGGCTGGCCGTCCGGCGCCATCTCCTGGACCGCGATCGCCTACCTCGGCCTG is part of the Thermoplasmata archaeon genome and harbors:
- a CDS encoding amino acid ABC transporter substrate-binding protein, which codes for MTQPVEPQPAPAGAAKGGRGKLIAIIVVVVVILVAIAAVAIYYLGQPPAANTIKLGFTISLTGTYNIEGTNSLNGIKTAVQWINTHGGVTVNGTSYQISLDYVDDQSLSTNIPTTYTSFVTTDHDQFLLAPYSSGLTAAAAPVADTYNTVMLSHGGASDTIFQHGYKNVVEVLSPASGYLKGALDYLKANHPTDKIALLYANDAFSIICGQGAAAYAASLGLNVVYNQSYPSTATDLSTQLTAAKNAGATDLLGGGHFTDGVAIMQQLTSVAWTPSFVSLLVAVTEGSFQSQLHAASNNVTGPSQWETSVSYTPSMATAAGFTWYGPSGAQFTSLYGNLTSSATPTYHSGEAAATVFILAHAIQVAQSLNTASVRAALGSMKAMTFFGEFQVSSTGLQIAHSMVVDQWQAGALKVVWPTSVASAAVQYPYTGS
- a CDS encoding DMT family transporter, which gives rise to MRFASGGAIRTVSVESLNLGRSFPGPVDARRRDYVFVVLASVFWGTAFPGTKLIAGPVDPLVITAARLGIGALLGLAVLAGMRRLRWSFLREPWIWGLGLVNSLAFNLQNVGLVYTTVSKTALLVNVNIVFIAILMVFVYKEKTTLARATGIGLGLLGVVVLATKLNADTLGGGDFLGDVLVFMAGVMWAFYVIGLKGMVDRGGDYLALVTMVIATTALWSLLPLPFVRGGWPSGAISWTAIAYLGLVPTFLPMLLYTLSLRTISPTVSSLLVLLEILVATLFAVAMLGEVLDAFTLLGGGLILLGTYVTTRGEQPIPEPGAAGLANVPADPAVVEWGGPRRP